One window from the genome of Glycine soja cultivar W05 chromosome 12, ASM419377v2, whole genome shotgun sequence encodes:
- the LOC114379970 gene encoding uncharacterized protein LOC114379970, with amino-acid sequence MGMDEFFAMSKMRKADLVKRVVVIAVMAMFVADAADTNDVYSPCLDAKVQRGDGFTFGIAFSDKQFFSQGNGPQLSPCDKRLDLANKGAQLSVFRPTVDEVSLLTINRSTSNPGNNAYMVAFAGQKYAARSLPIMFADNSHTITSFTLVLEFQEGTLQNLYWKSFGCDGCPSGSICLNQQDCAVPNKECQKNGGTACNMGIQLAFSGTDKNLDALNSWYEVQNLRQYSLYGLFSNLRDSIIGPYENLF; translated from the exons atggGGATGGATGAATTTTTTGCCATGTCCAAGATGAGGAAAGCAGATTTGGTGAAACGGGTGGTGGTCATTGCCGTGATGGCTATGTTTGTTGCAGATGCAGCTGATACAAATGATGTTTATAGTCCATGTCTTGATGCTAAAGTTCAGAGAGGAGATGGTTTTACATTTGGTATTGCATTTTCGGACAAGCAATTTTTCTCCCAAGGTAATGGTCCACAGCTTTCACCTTGTGACAAACGCCTCGACCTCGCGAACAAAGGAGCACAGCTTTCTGTTTTCAGGCCAACGGTTGATGAGGTCTCCCTACTCACCATCAATAGGAGCACCTCAAACCCG GGCAACAATGCATATATGGTTGCATTTGCTGGGCAGAAATATGCAGCAAGGTCACTACCTATTATGTTTGCTGACAACAGTCACACAATTActagtttcactttg GTTCTTGAATTTCAAGAGGGAACCCTTCAAAACTTGTATTGGAAGAGTTTCGGTTGTGATGGATGTCCTAGTGGAAGCATTTGCCTGAATCAACAAGACTGTGCAGTTCCAAACAAAGAGTGTCAAAAGAATGGAGGGACTGCCTGCAACATGGGAATACAGTTGGCATTTTCAGGCACTGACAAGAATCTCGATGCTCTTAATTCTTGGTACGAAGTGCAAAATCTACGGCAGTACTCCCTCTATGGTCTATTCTCCAATCTTCGTGACTCCATCATTGGGCCATATGAAAATCTCTTTTAA
- the LOC114380198 gene encoding uncharacterized protein LOC114380198 isoform X1, with protein sequence MMSPTFSLSCMSNWLCPLHFPDFANTSTFRLRCSQERSLAPPSVTSVGQDESIGRIAIRNDHVLRNNSPVLQQNGLPPLVSALKASAEQNVASFHFPGHNRGRAAPASLTRLIGTRPFVHDLPELPELDNLFCPQGPILEAQTEAAKLFGSSQTWFLVGGTTCGIQAAIMATCSPGEFLILPRNSHISAISALVLSGAVPKYIVPDYENDWDIAGGVTPLQVLKAIQELEMEGKKAAAVFITSPTYHGICSNLSEISELCHSHKIPLLVDEAHGAHFGFHTELPNSALQQGADLTVQSTHKVLCSLTQSSMLHMSGNIVDKEKISRCLQTLQSTSPSYLLLASLDAARAQLSESPDVVFNQAMALAYEAKCTLKRIPGISVLENSSFPTFPAIDPLRLTVGFWKVGLSGYEADEILYGDYGVVCELVGNKSITYAFNLGTCRDHVQRLLSGIKHLAATYVTIQQPEERVLTVHAPFDDKITSLIPRDAFFASKRKVTIEESIGEISGELICPYPPGIPVLIPGEVITKKAVDYLFHVRSKGGDITGASDPLLSSIVVCNV encoded by the exons ATGATGTCTCCTACATTCTCACTCTCTTGCATGTCAAACTGGTTATGCCCTCTCCATTTTCCA GATTTTGCCAACACTTCCACTTTCAGGCTTCGTTGCTCCCAG GAAAGAAGCCTTGCACCGCCTTCTGTAACTTCTGTTGGGCAAGATGAAAGCATTGGAAGAATAGCAATCAGAAACGACCACGTTTTGAGGAACAACTCTCCGGTGCTTCAACAAAATGGCCTACCTCCTCTAGTTAGTGCATTGAAAGCTTCGGCTGAGCAAAATGTTGCCAGTTTTCACTTTCCTGGACATAACAGAGGGCGTGCTGCGCCCGCTTCGTTGACTCGGCTCATTGGAACAAGACCATTTGTTCATGACTTGCCCGAGCTTCCGGAGCTTGACAACCTCTTTTGCCCACAGGGTCCCATATTAGAAGCACAAACTGAAGCAGCCAAACTGTTTGGATCGTCGCAGACATGGTTTCTTGTTGGAGGTACTACTTGTGGGATACAGGCAGCAATAATGGCAACCTGTTCTCCGGGGGAATTTCTCATTCTTCCAAGGAATTCTCATATATCAGCTATATCTGCTTTGGTATTATCTGGTGCAGTGCCTAAGTACATCGTTCCTGACTATGAGAATGATTGGGACATTGCTGGTGGTGTCACTCCATTACAG GTATTGAAAGCCATACAAGAACTAGAAATGGAAGGGAAAAAAGCAGCAGCAGTCTTCATCACCTCACCTACTTATCATGGTATTTGCAGCAATTTGAGTGAGATTTCTGAGCTGTGTCATTCTCATAAAATTCCTTTGCTTGTTGATGAAGCTCATGGTGCACATTTTGGATTTCATACTGAACTGCCTAACTCAGCCCTCCAGCAAGGAGCTGATCTGACTGTACAGTCTACTCACAAAGTTCTATGCTCTCTGACTCAGTCATCTATGCTGCACATGTCGGGAAATATTGTAGATAAGGAAAAAATTTCTAGATGTCTCCAAACTCTTCAATCCACAAGCCCTAGTTATCTGCTTTTGGCATCCCTGGATGCTGCTAGAGCTCAACTTAGTGAAAGCCCTGATGTTGTATTCAACCAAGCAATGGCATTAGCTTATGAGGCAAAGTGCACGCTAAAACGAATCCCTGGTATATCAGTGCTTGAGAATTCAAGCTTTCCAACCTTTCCTGCAATTGATCCATTGCGTCTCACTGTGGGTTTTTGGAAGGTTGGTTTATCAGGTTACGAAGCAGACGAAATCCTATATGGAGATTACGGGGTCGTCTGTGAACTTGTTGGGAATAAATCTATTACTTATGCATTCAATCTTGGAACTTGTAGGGACCATGTCCAAAGGCTTTTATCAGGAATAAAGCATTTGGCTGCAACATATGTTACCATTCAGCAACCTGAAGAGAGAGTGCTTACAGTTCATGCACCCTTTGATGATAAAATCACGAGTTTGATCCCTAGAGATGCCTTTTTTGcaagtaaaagaaaagtaacGATAGAGGAGAGCATCGGTGAGATTTCAGGGGAGCTTATATGTCCATACCCTCCGGGCATACCAGTATTAATCCCCGGCGAGGTTATTACCAAAAAAGCTGTTGATTATCTTTTTCATGTTAGGAGTAAAGGTGGTGATATTACTGGAGCATCTGATCCCTTACTTTCTTCAATAGTTGTTTGCAATGTATAG
- the LOC114380198 gene encoding uncharacterized protein LOC114380198 isoform X2: MATCSPGEFLILPRNSHISAISALVLSGAVPKYIVPDYENDWDIAGGVTPLQVLKAIQELEMEGKKAAAVFITSPTYHGICSNLSEISELCHSHKIPLLVDEAHGAHFGFHTELPNSALQQGADLTVQSTHKVLCSLTQSSMLHMSGNIVDKEKISRCLQTLQSTSPSYLLLASLDAARAQLSESPDVVFNQAMALAYEAKCTLKRIPGISVLENSSFPTFPAIDPLRLTVGFWKVGLSGYEADEILYGDYGVVCELVGNKSITYAFNLGTCRDHVQRLLSGIKHLAATYVTIQQPEERVLTVHAPFDDKITSLIPRDAFFASKRKVTIEESIGEISGELICPYPPGIPVLIPGEVITKKAVDYLFHVRSKGGDITGASDPLLSSIVVCNV, encoded by the exons ATGGCAACCTGTTCTCCGGGGGAATTTCTCATTCTTCCAAGGAATTCTCATATATCAGCTATATCTGCTTTGGTATTATCTGGTGCAGTGCCTAAGTACATCGTTCCTGACTATGAGAATGATTGGGACATTGCTGGTGGTGTCACTCCATTACAG GTATTGAAAGCCATACAAGAACTAGAAATGGAAGGGAAAAAAGCAGCAGCAGTCTTCATCACCTCACCTACTTATCATGGTATTTGCAGCAATTTGAGTGAGATTTCTGAGCTGTGTCATTCTCATAAAATTCCTTTGCTTGTTGATGAAGCTCATGGTGCACATTTTGGATTTCATACTGAACTGCCTAACTCAGCCCTCCAGCAAGGAGCTGATCTGACTGTACAGTCTACTCACAAAGTTCTATGCTCTCTGACTCAGTCATCTATGCTGCACATGTCGGGAAATATTGTAGATAAGGAAAAAATTTCTAGATGTCTCCAAACTCTTCAATCCACAAGCCCTAGTTATCTGCTTTTGGCATCCCTGGATGCTGCTAGAGCTCAACTTAGTGAAAGCCCTGATGTTGTATTCAACCAAGCAATGGCATTAGCTTATGAGGCAAAGTGCACGCTAAAACGAATCCCTGGTATATCAGTGCTTGAGAATTCAAGCTTTCCAACCTTTCCTGCAATTGATCCATTGCGTCTCACTGTGGGTTTTTGGAAGGTTGGTTTATCAGGTTACGAAGCAGACGAAATCCTATATGGAGATTACGGGGTCGTCTGTGAACTTGTTGGGAATAAATCTATTACTTATGCATTCAATCTTGGAACTTGTAGGGACCATGTCCAAAGGCTTTTATCAGGAATAAAGCATTTGGCTGCAACATATGTTACCATTCAGCAACCTGAAGAGAGAGTGCTTACAGTTCATGCACCCTTTGATGATAAAATCACGAGTTTGATCCCTAGAGATGCCTTTTTTGcaagtaaaagaaaagtaacGATAGAGGAGAGCATCGGTGAGATTTCAGGGGAGCTTATATGTCCATACCCTCCGGGCATACCAGTATTAATCCCCGGCGAGGTTATTACCAAAAAAGCTGTTGATTATCTTTTTCATGTTAGGAGTAAAGGTGGTGATATTACTGGAGCATCTGATCCCTTACTTTCTTCAATAGTTGTTTGCAATGTATAG
- the LOC114379457 gene encoding endochitinase PR4-like isoform X2: MSKLLHIRVAGFVATFVIMVMTMVPINVSAQNIGDDIVTQEFFNSIIDQADASCAGKNFYSRDVFLNAHNSYNEFGRLGNQDDSKREVAASFAHFTHETGRTFLLHRRD, translated from the exons ATGAGCAAGTTACTACACATTCGTGTTGCTGGGTTTGTGGCAACCTTTGTCATCATGGTGATGACGATGGTGCCCATAAACGTGAGTGCTCAAAACATTGGTGATGACATCGTCACACAAGAATTCTTCAACAGCATAATCGATCAGGCTGATGCTAGTTGTGCAGGGAAGAACTTCTACTCACGAGATGTTTTCCTTAATGCTCACAATTCCTACAATGAGTTTGGTAGGCTTGGAAACCAGGATGACTCCAAGCGTGAGGTTGCAGCTTCTTTTGCCCATTTCACCCATGAAACTGGACGTAC ATTTTTGCTACATAGAAGAGATTAA
- the LOC114379457 gene encoding endochitinase PR4-like isoform X1 → MSKLLHIRVAGFVATFVIMVMTMVPINVSAQNIGDDIVTQEFFNSIIDQADASCAGKNFYSRDVFLNAHNSYNEFGRLGNQDDSKREVAASFAHFTHETGHFCYIEEINGAAGD, encoded by the exons ATGAGCAAGTTACTACACATTCGTGTTGCTGGGTTTGTGGCAACCTTTGTCATCATGGTGATGACGATGGTGCCCATAAACGTGAGTGCTCAAAACATTGGTGATGACATCGTCACACAAGAATTCTTCAACAGCATAATCGATCAGGCTGATGCTAGTTGTGCAGGGAAGAACTTCTACTCACGAGATGTTTTCCTTAATGCTCACAATTCCTACAATGAGTTTGGTAGGCTTGGAAACCAGGATGACTCCAAGCGTGAGGTTGCAGCTTCTTTTGCCCATTTCACCCATGAAACTGGAC ATTTTTGCTACATAGAAGAGATTAATGGAGCAGCAGGGGACTAG
- the LOC114379456 gene encoding endochitinase PR4-like: protein MMMMGNNVHSIGVIGVMVSGLVLMMVSKGVSVRAQNCGCEAELCCSKYGYCGSGDDYCGKGCKEGPCYGTATPNDDVSVADIVTSEFFNAIIDQAEDHCAGKNFYSRDAFLDALIAYDQFAKTGSVDDSKREIAAAFAHFTYQSRHFCYIEEIEGASKDYCDKTNRHYPCAHNKGYYGRGPIQLSWNFNYGPAGENNGFDGLNAPETVASDPVISFKTALWYWTQNVSPVMKHGFGATIRAINGHLECDGANPETVQARVNYYTEYCSQLDVAPGDNLTC from the exons atgatgatgatggggaACAATGTGCATAGCATTGGTGTCATAGGAGTGATGGTGAGTGGCTTAGTGTTGATGATGGTGTCAAAAGGTGTGAGTGTGAGAGCTCAAAACTGTGGGTGTGAGGCAGAGTTATGTTGCAGCAAATACGGGTATTGTGGGAGTGGTGATGACTACTGTGGCAAAGGATGCAAAGAGGGTCCTTGCTATGGCACTGCCACACCCAACGACGATGTTTCCGTGGCCGACATCGTCACTTCCGAGTTCTTCAACGCCATAATCGATCAAGCAGAAGACCATTGTGCTGGCAAGAATTTCTACTCACGAGATGCCTTCCTTGATGCTCTCATTGCCTACGACCAGTTTGCTAAGACTGGTTCTGTTGATGACTCCAAGCGTGAAATTGCAGCTGCTTTTGCTCATTTCACCTACCAATCTCGAC ATTTTTGCTACATAGAAGAgattgaaggtgcatcaaaggaCTACTGTGACAAAACCAACCGCCATTACCCGTGTGCCCATAACAAAGGTTACTATGGACGTGGACCCATCcaactatcatggaacttcaaCTACGGGCCAGCAGGGGAGAACAATGGTTTTGATGGATTGAACGCTCCAGAGACAGTGGCCAGTGACCCTGTTATATCCTTCAAGACGGCGTTGTGGTACTGGACACAGAATGTGAGCCCTGTGATGAAGCATGGTTTTGGTGCAACCATTAGAGCTATCAATGGTCATCTTGAATGTGATGGAGCAAACCCTGAAACTGTTCAGGCTAGGGTCAATTACTATACTGAATATTGTTCACAGCTTGATGTTGCTCCGGGAGATAACCTCACttgctaa